A window of the Parabacteroides merdae ATCC 43184 genome harbors these coding sequences:
- a CDS encoding flavodoxin family protein, with translation MKIVVLTGSPRRNGNTNHLAGQFIKGAEEAGHEVYHFDCAQRKVSSCIACNRCGMNGQCIFNDDFGQLRPHLVTADMVVFATPMYYFGFSSQLKAVIDRFYALNGQVKGSEKRSALLMAYADTAAEEAEPMLSHYHTLLRYLGWKDCGTVVAEGMWPTGAVNDTEYSRQAYELGRKCFG, from the coding sequence ATGAAAATAGTAGTATTGACAGGAAGTCCGCGCCGGAACGGGAATACCAATCATTTGGCCGGACAATTCATCAAGGGTGCGGAAGAAGCCGGACACGAGGTGTACCATTTCGATTGCGCCCAGCGCAAGGTTTCTTCCTGCATCGCCTGCAACCGTTGCGGAATGAACGGTCAGTGTATATTCAACGACGATTTCGGGCAGCTTCGTCCGCACCTTGTGACCGCCGATATGGTGGTATTCGCCACGCCAATGTATTACTTCGGATTCTCTTCGCAGCTCAAAGCCGTGATAGACCGCTTCTATGCGCTCAACGGGCAGGTCAAGGGAAGCGAGAAACGGTCGGCCTTGCTGATGGCATACGCTGATACAGCTGCGGAAGAAGCCGAGCCGATGCTCTCGCATTACCATACGCTGCTCCGGTATTTAGGATGGAAAGACTGTGGAACGGTCGTGGCGGAGGGAATGTGGCCGACGGGTGCGGTGAATGACACGGAATACAGTCGACAGGCTTACGAATTAGGACGTAAATGTTTCGGGTAG
- a CDS encoding Sec-independent protein translocase subunit TatA/TatB encodes MITPLFIGGLGMQEMLLIALVVLLFFGGKKIPELMKGLGKGVRSFKEGMNNMEKEIEEEPVKKE; translated from the coding sequence ATGATAACGCCCTTATTTATCGGCGGTCTGGGTATGCAGGAAATGCTACTGATCGCATTGGTCGTGCTGCTGTTCTTCGGTGGCAAGAAGATTCCCGAACTGATGAAAGGTCTCGGCAAGGGAGTACGTTCGTTCAAGGAAGGGATGAACAATATGGAGAAAGAGATCGAGGAGGAACCGGTGAAAAAAGAATAA
- the tatC gene encoding twin-arginine translocase subunit TatC, which yields MAADTDKQSFWEHLDVLRAAIVKSLLVAVVFGVAAFCFKEELFAVILAPKDADFITYRLLYSLGGLVTESGAPDFLVKLINTGLAGQFIIHMKAALCAGVLCASPYILYQLFRFVSPALYVNERKYVVQVVGGGYAMFALGVAVSYFLIFPLTFRFLGTYQVSGEVENMIALQSYISTLMTMSLAMGLVFEIPILSWLFAKLGFLSADFMRKYRKHAIVVILVVAAIITPTSDVFTLSLVSLPIWILYETSILLVSKIHN from the coding sequence ATGGCGGCTGATACGGACAAACAATCTTTCTGGGAACATCTCGACGTGCTGCGGGCGGCTATCGTTAAGAGCCTGCTCGTGGCCGTCGTGTTCGGCGTGGCAGCATTCTGCTTCAAAGAAGAGCTGTTCGCAGTCATCCTCGCGCCCAAAGATGCAGACTTCATTACCTACCGCCTGCTCTATTCGCTCGGCGGTCTGGTGACGGAATCCGGTGCGCCGGATTTTCTCGTGAAGCTCATCAACACGGGACTGGCTGGGCAGTTCATCATCCACATGAAAGCCGCACTATGTGCAGGTGTTCTCTGTGCATCGCCATACATCCTCTACCAGTTGTTTCGCTTCGTATCGCCTGCTTTATATGTTAATGAGCGGAAATATGTGGTGCAGGTGGTCGGAGGCGGCTATGCTATGTTCGCCTTGGGTGTGGCGGTCAGCTACTTTCTGATTTTCCCGCTGACGTTCCGTTTCTTGGGAACCTATCAGGTCAGCGGTGAAGTGGAAAACATGATTGCCTTGCAATCCTACATTTCCACGCTGATGACCATGTCGTTGGCAATGGGGCTTGTTTTTGAGATACCAATTCTATCGTGGCTGTTCGCCAAACTGGGATTCCTGTCGGCCGATTTTATGCGCAAATACCGCAAACACGCCATCGTGGTTATTCTTGTGGTGGCAGCTATTATTACGCCGACTTCAGATGTATTTACGCTTTCGCTCGTGAGTCTTCCGATATGGATATTATATGAAACGAGTATTCTACTCGTGAGTAAGATTCATAATTAG